A region from the Marinobacter sp. SS13-12 genome encodes:
- a CDS encoding transporter: MNRWLVRGFILFSVTGLYATTALSQEGNVDQAREALAKQEGDEDSSKQLEEVFQSAETSYSLQKKGTHALNYSFDYSYTGDQRLDLAITDGSVRNLDVVPSATHSFTNAFSYDFGLLDNLTVGTRIPLVVKHDTQDELSVYDVGDISATARWQPFSYVPGKMSTTVFGTFTSKTGVSPYEIDIDEQLSTGSGYYSLAAGVSASKVLDPVVVFGSVSSTYNIPETDLQQVRGARVLEEIEPGFGLSASGGFAYSLSYDISLSISAQLSYSDETILSFSDGSQAVAQDQMSGFLSMSLGTRVSDTTIVNTSLGIGLTEDAPDFSLGVSLPIRFSGLKE, encoded by the coding sequence ATGAATCGTTGGTTAGTGCGAGGTTTTATCCTTTTTTCCGTGACTGGCCTTTACGCAACCACGGCTCTGTCGCAGGAAGGAAACGTAGACCAGGCCAGGGAAGCGCTTGCAAAACAGGAGGGTGACGAAGATTCCTCGAAACAGCTGGAGGAGGTTTTCCAGTCAGCGGAGACCAGCTATTCGTTGCAGAAAAAGGGCACTCACGCGCTCAATTACTCCTTCGATTACTCCTACACCGGCGACCAACGCCTGGACCTGGCGATTACCGACGGCTCCGTTCGTAATCTGGATGTTGTGCCCTCTGCCACACACAGCTTCACCAATGCCTTCTCCTACGATTTTGGTTTGCTGGACAACCTGACAGTGGGTACCCGCATTCCGCTGGTGGTCAAGCATGACACCCAGGATGAACTCAGCGTTTACGATGTGGGTGACATATCCGCCACGGCTCGCTGGCAACCTTTCTCGTATGTGCCAGGGAAGATGTCCACCACGGTTTTCGGGACGTTCACGTCCAAGACCGGCGTCAGTCCCTATGAAATCGATATCGACGAACAGCTATCCACCGGTAGCGGTTATTACTCTCTGGCGGCGGGTGTTAGTGCTTCGAAAGTCCTGGACCCGGTGGTGGTATTCGGCTCCGTCAGTTCAACCTACAACATTCCGGAAACCGACCTGCAGCAGGTAAGGGGTGCTCGGGTACTGGAAGAGATTGAGCCAGGCTTTGGTCTCTCTGCATCTGGCGGCTTCGCCTACTCACTGTCTTACGACATTTCCCTCAGCATCTCGGCGCAACTGAGTTACAGCGACGAAACCATACTTTCCTTCAGTGATGGATCCCAGGCCGTTGCCCAGGACCAGATGAGCGGCTTTCTCAGCATGTCGCTCGGCACCCGTGTGAGTGATACCACCATTGTGAATACCAGTCTTGGTATCGGCCTGACCGAAGACGCACCGGATTTCTCGCTGGGCGTGTCCCTGCCCATCAGATTTTCAGGTCTCAAAGAGTGA
- a CDS encoding outer membrane protein transport protein, with product MGITSHKKRIAGAIMAASVTCGVEAQLAQNLTIHPKALALGNAVTADPPGIMAIHYNPAGLTKLDGRQLEVNLMSVYLDIDADFHAPEGYEIFGIDGLETDPLTGKQRDPVANKHSHTNNVALYVPGFGILRTPPGPAIAPSAGISINPPGSKLTFGNAFYLPLAAGYYRDKDDPGRYMPQATALQRTTYLSPTVGYKINDEWSVGAGIHLSHMGVAADQYMRAPNMLLGVAEVLQDAFNCESGDEPLQPWLALCGGNVGPWDDIGALSINVQETLSPTYALGVMWEPNDWFTWGASYTSEADMNLKGTFEIEYTDDWSGFWQSVNGSVLGAITSAILSLPSGAPREAGNVSMDLTYPQHFQTGISVDVHPKLTVNVDVGWTDYKQWDAFVFRFDRNLEFLNAARILSPENATPSTLRLPLGFTDQWNWGFGLEFHASSRLDLRAGVEIRDSVIPDDQRSIMAPFGGANLYSVGMGYQWDKDTEIDMNLSYLQSIETIPANGSCNLNCDNITNIIYNPYAGLDVKTSLRVVMAGLSFRTKF from the coding sequence ATGGGTATAACCAGCCACAAGAAACGGATTGCCGGTGCCATCATGGCGGCCTCGGTGACCTGTGGTGTCGAGGCGCAGCTGGCACAGAACCTGACGATTCACCCAAAGGCCCTGGCACTGGGGAACGCGGTTACAGCAGATCCCCCCGGCATCATGGCCATTCACTACAATCCGGCGGGCCTGACAAAGCTTGATGGTCGTCAGCTTGAAGTGAATCTGATGAGTGTCTATCTGGATATTGATGCGGACTTCCACGCCCCGGAAGGCTATGAAATCTTCGGCATCGATGGCCTGGAGACTGATCCACTGACCGGCAAACAGCGCGACCCGGTTGCCAACAAACACAGTCACACCAACAACGTCGCGCTCTACGTGCCCGGGTTTGGCATACTTCGGACGCCTCCCGGGCCGGCCATTGCTCCCTCTGCCGGTATCAGTATCAATCCCCCGGGTTCGAAACTGACCTTCGGTAATGCCTTTTATCTTCCGCTGGCCGCCGGTTACTATCGTGACAAGGATGACCCGGGCCGCTATATGCCCCAGGCCACAGCCCTTCAGCGTACGACCTATCTGTCCCCCACGGTCGGGTACAAGATCAATGACGAGTGGTCGGTTGGTGCCGGTATCCATCTCTCCCACATGGGCGTTGCGGCCGATCAGTACATGCGTGCCCCGAATATGCTGCTGGGCGTTGCAGAAGTGCTTCAGGATGCCTTCAATTGCGAAAGTGGTGACGAGCCTCTCCAGCCCTGGTTGGCGCTTTGCGGTGGTAATGTCGGGCCCTGGGATGATATCGGTGCACTCAGTATCAATGTCCAGGAAACCCTGTCGCCAACATACGCCCTCGGTGTGATGTGGGAACCGAATGACTGGTTTACCTGGGGCGCCAGTTATACCTCTGAAGCCGACATGAATCTCAAGGGTACCTTCGAGATCGAGTATACCGACGACTGGTCCGGCTTCTGGCAGAGCGTCAATGGTTCGGTTCTGGGTGCTATCACCTCAGCGATACTCAGCCTGCCATCCGGTGCACCCAGGGAGGCGGGTAACGTCTCCATGGATCTGACCTATCCCCAGCATTTCCAGACCGGTATCAGTGTCGACGTTCATCCCAAGCTGACCGTCAACGTGGATGTGGGCTGGACCGATTACAAGCAGTGGGACGCGTTTGTGTTCCGGTTTGATCGCAACCTGGAATTCCTTAACGCCGCGAGGATTCTTTCGCCGGAGAATGCCACCCCCAGCACCCTCAGATTGCCGCTCGGTTTTACCGACCAGTGGAACTGGGGCTTTGGCCTGGAATTCCACGCCTCATCCCGCCTCGATCTTCGAGCGGGTGTGGAAATCCGCGATTCGGTCATTCCTGACGACCAGCGCAGCATCATGGCGCCGTTTGGTGGAGCCAATCTTTACAGTGTCGGAATGGGGTATCAGTGGGACAAGGACACTGAGATCGACATGAACCTGAGCTACCTGCAGTCCATCGAAACCATTCCGGCCAATGGCAGTTGTAACCTTAACTGTGACAATATAACCAATATTATCTACAACCCTTACGCAGGACTGGATGTAAAAACCTCGCTACGGGTTGTGATGGCGGGTCTCAGTTTCCGCACCAAATTCTGA
- a CDS encoding MalM family protein, translating into MYKRHLLVVICLVVAMAGCQSSGPDSSAGREGYFTWVDEQGRVRHTPIPKAADDGDEENEEGGEGEGDTREDSASEEVDDEFNLENYPDGNQLEKDGYIRPGEPQPYFTWRDAEGNFRVSYYQPDTRSAVEKGRIKPPVQLTQASIHQPGEKSGGTGLPEGADPEAMAVLAMEPDTESFFAQWSRQCCRNLDKTETEEWQQGREFGIDMDETAPVHSFSTGDSPYRLVRLPSAETHNDFILHLRSFANDGVFVPSVAFLDASFEPSRIVTDLVAEYVPESWHSLGYLQAYIPVFPARGERWMVIFTRDDDLAGQTVFEGKYGPEAIPHTRTGELGLSREGE; encoded by the coding sequence ATGTATAAACGCCATTTGTTGGTTGTCATTTGTCTGGTCGTCGCCATGGCAGGATGCCAGTCCTCTGGTCCTGACTCGTCAGCAGGCCGCGAGGGCTATTTTACCTGGGTCGATGAGCAGGGCCGGGTACGGCATACGCCGATACCGAAAGCTGCCGACGATGGCGACGAGGAAAATGAAGAAGGGGGCGAAGGAGAAGGCGATACCCGCGAGGATTCAGCGTCGGAAGAGGTCGACGATGAATTCAACCTGGAAAACTACCCTGACGGCAACCAGCTGGAAAAAGACGGTTATATCCGTCCGGGCGAACCCCAGCCCTATTTCACCTGGCGGGATGCCGAAGGTAACTTCCGTGTCAGCTACTACCAGCCGGATACCCGATCCGCCGTCGAAAAGGGGCGTATCAAACCGCCAGTTCAGCTGACTCAGGCCAGCATACACCAGCCAGGGGAAAAGTCCGGGGGCACCGGCCTGCCAGAGGGCGCTGATCCCGAAGCCATGGCGGTGCTGGCCATGGAGCCGGACACTGAATCCTTCTTTGCACAATGGTCCCGTCAGTGTTGCCGGAACCTGGACAAGACAGAGACGGAGGAGTGGCAGCAGGGAAGGGAGTTTGGCATTGATATGGACGAAACAGCGCCGGTGCACTCGTTCAGTACCGGTGACAGCCCGTATCGACTGGTAAGGTTACCATCAGCGGAAACGCACAACGATTTTATTCTTCACCTCAGATCGTTTGCCAACGACGGGGTTTTTGTTCCCTCCGTTGCTTTTCTGGATGCGTCCTTTGAACCATCCCGTATCGTAACCGATCTGGTTGCGGAGTATGTGCCGGAATCCTGGCACAGTCTCGGCTATCTCCAGGCCTATATACCGGTATTTCCCGCCCGGGGCGAGCGCTGGATGGTTATCTTCACGCGCGACGACGACCTGGCGGGGCAAACCGTTTTCGAGGGAAAATACGGGCCTGAGGCGATTCCTCACACCCGTACCGGCGAGCTGGGCCTTTCAAGGGAAGGCGAGTAG
- a CDS encoding polysaccharide deacetylase family protein, with translation MMTRSLLMASLAGFALSAKADLVVLQYHHVSDSTPPSTSTSVSLFEGQMDMIDELGIEVVPLESGTRAALNGKLDDRKQIAITFDDAYESVYSSAIPELEKRGYPYTIFVNTDAIGSHGYMTWDQLEEVLDKDSVTIANHSEDHGHLARRPDESKAAWAQRVESSLDTAQETLADRLGIDVPMFAYPYGEFDEALEGKITERGWLGYGQQSGAIGATSGATRLPRFPMANAYGQLNSLENKLRSKALPVDANELPDGVIEENPPTLSFPVPESISTDRLTCFASGQGRVDFEVSGDQVMLKAPDSFNSRRFRYNCTHPAPDGSFYWLSQQWLDLSKPED, from the coding sequence ATGATGACCCGATCACTTCTGATGGCATCCCTTGCCGGCTTTGCCCTGAGCGCGAAAGCCGATCTCGTGGTGCTCCAGTATCATCATGTCAGTGATTCCACACCGCCATCCACCAGCACCTCAGTCTCTCTGTTCGAGGGCCAGATGGACATGATCGATGAGCTGGGAATCGAGGTTGTGCCCCTGGAGTCCGGAACCCGCGCGGCTCTAAACGGCAAGCTGGATGATCGCAAACAGATTGCCATCACCTTTGACGATGCCTACGAATCCGTCTATTCCAGCGCGATACCAGAGCTCGAAAAGCGGGGTTACCCTTACACGATATTTGTGAATACCGATGCCATAGGCAGCCATGGCTACATGACCTGGGACCAACTTGAGGAGGTGCTTGACAAAGACAGCGTGACCATCGCCAACCACAGCGAAGACCACGGCCACCTGGCGAGGCGTCCGGATGAAAGCAAGGCCGCCTGGGCGCAGCGCGTGGAAAGCAGCCTGGACACCGCGCAGGAAACCCTCGCAGACAGGCTTGGCATTGACGTTCCGATGTTCGCCTACCCCTATGGGGAATTTGACGAAGCCCTTGAGGGCAAGATCACGGAGCGTGGATGGCTTGGCTACGGCCAGCAGTCCGGTGCCATCGGCGCCACATCCGGCGCCACCCGCCTGCCCCGGTTTCCTATGGCCAATGCCTACGGGCAGCTCAACAGCCTTGAGAACAAACTTCGTAGCAAGGCGCTACCGGTCGATGCCAACGAACTTCCTGATGGCGTTATCGAAGAGAATCCACCAACACTGTCGTTCCCCGTCCCGGAATCCATAAGCACAGACCGGCTGACCTGCTTTGCGTCCGGACAGGGGCGTGTGGATTTTGAGGTTTCCGGGGACCAGGTCATGCTCAAGGCCCCCGACAGTTTCAACAGCCGTCGTTTTCGCTACAACTGCACCCATCCCGCCCCGGATGGCAGTTTTTACTGGCTGTCGCAGCAATGGCTGGATCTGAGTAAGCCGGAAGACTAG
- a CDS encoding DNA-J related domain-containing protein — translation MTQPDTAAHTTQTPRSDAQDDKLNFQIQHLLVATEHILRQNPAGMNELGLIKTLQRAPWELIGTVNFAEPDKLYPVHFLLFHVLYRLRDQLAPGGETLSISPLVIRLRPSTIVAGTGLPDQADELRHFYLDLSKYEMPEESINRMMDDFWAGRSGYRPELAETRDAAATLGFDSIPTGFDEVKQRFRRAVMHAHPDRGGETEAIQHLNQAFSVLKAHFRT, via the coding sequence ATGACTCAACCTGACACGGCAGCACATACCACCCAAACGCCCCGTTCCGACGCACAGGACGACAAACTGAATTTCCAGATTCAGCATCTGTTGGTTGCCACCGAACACATACTCCGGCAGAACCCTGCCGGAATGAATGAGCTCGGGCTCATCAAGACACTGCAGAGGGCGCCCTGGGAGTTGATCGGCACCGTAAATTTCGCGGAGCCGGATAAACTCTATCCGGTGCATTTTCTGCTCTTCCACGTACTTTACCGTCTCCGTGACCAGCTTGCCCCTGGCGGGGAGACGCTGAGCATTTCGCCCCTGGTAATCCGGCTCCGGCCGAGCACCATTGTGGCCGGCACGGGGTTGCCCGACCAGGCGGACGAGCTGAGGCATTTCTACCTGGATCTGTCCAAATACGAGATGCCCGAAGAATCCATAAACCGGATGATGGACGACTTCTGGGCCGGACGCAGCGGGTATCGGCCGGAACTTGCAGAAACCCGGGATGCTGCAGCCACCCTTGGCTTTGATAGCATTCCGACAGGCTTTGACGAGGTGAAACAAAGGTTTCGCAGGGCGGTGATGCATGCCCATCCGGACCGCGGCGGTGAAACCGAAGCCATTCAACACCTCAACCAGGCTTTTTCTGTGTTGAAGGCCCATTTCAGGACCTGA
- a CDS encoding TetR/AcrR family transcriptional regulator, with amino-acid sequence MSETKKETPGKREFNRIRNRKAILGAARECFRERGYDNSTIRDIVRRTGLAAGTFYNYFSSKQDIFAALLTDFLARLNHNLTESRQAAGSADEFIYSAYFALFKATASDPLVYELAHHNDRAIRELFGSDILGLTMVSLEEDVKGAVEQGLLPDLDQEYLCAAFFGVGYELSLRLAHRAHSNPDEAEAEARKATRFATNLFLNGLRLDPLFRNGAPSHTMTE; translated from the coding sequence ATGTCAGAGACAAAAAAGGAAACCCCCGGCAAGCGGGAATTCAACCGTATTCGTAACCGCAAGGCCATACTGGGTGCGGCCCGGGAGTGCTTCCGGGAACGTGGCTATGACAATTCCACCATCCGCGATATCGTACGCCGCACCGGTCTGGCTGCCGGAACCTTCTACAATTATTTTTCCAGCAAGCAGGACATCTTCGCGGCCCTGTTGACGGATTTTCTTGCCCGGCTCAATCATAATCTTACCGAAAGCAGGCAGGCTGCCGGGTCGGCAGATGAATTCATTTACTCTGCCTATTTTGCACTGTTCAAAGCCACCGCCAGCGACCCCCTGGTGTATGAGCTCGCCCACCACAACGACCGTGCGATCCGGGAGCTGTTCGGCTCAGACATTCTCGGGCTCACGATGGTTTCACTTGAGGAAGACGTCAAAGGCGCAGTCGAGCAGGGCCTGCTTCCGGACCTTGACCAGGAATACCTGTGCGCAGCCTTTTTCGGTGTCGGCTACGAACTCAGCCTGCGTCTTGCCCATCGTGCCCACAGCAATCCCGACGAGGCTGAGGCCGAGGCCAGAAAGGCCACCCGGTTTGCCACCAACCTGTTTCTCAACGGGCTGCGACTCGACCCCCTCTTCCGTAATGGCGCCCCGTCACATACCATGACGGAATGA
- the ttcA gene encoding tRNA 2-thiocytidine(32) synthetase TtcA, producing the protein MSEAITANSEAVLTSEAERRQKLEFNKLQKRLRREMGQAIADFSMIEAGDKVMCCLSGGKDSYAMLDILLNLQKSAPVRFELIAVNLDQKQPGFPEEVLPEYLSALGIEYHIIEKDTYSIVKEKVPEGKTTCGLCSRLRRGILYNFAEEHGVTKIALGHHRDDLLETLFLNMFYGGKLKSMPPVLHSDDGRNTVIRPLAYSREKDIARYARLREFPIIPCNLCGSQENLQRQVIKDMFQTWDKQHPGRLETMFRAMCNVEPSHLADTALYDFREGSRRPDGGQAVGTVEPEAPDFGRLDVLNI; encoded by the coding sequence ATGTCCGAAGCAATCACTGCCAACTCCGAAGCTGTCCTGACCTCTGAAGCAGAGCGCAGGCAAAAACTGGAATTCAATAAGCTGCAGAAGCGCCTGCGCCGCGAAATGGGGCAGGCAATTGCTGATTTCTCGATGATTGAAGCCGGCGATAAAGTCATGTGCTGCCTGTCGGGCGGCAAGGACTCTTACGCCATGCTCGATATTCTGCTGAACCTGCAGAAAAGCGCACCGGTGCGCTTTGAACTGATCGCCGTGAACCTGGACCAGAAACAACCGGGGTTCCCGGAGGAAGTGCTCCCGGAGTATCTGTCGGCACTCGGTATCGAGTATCACATCATCGAGAAAGACACTTACAGTATTGTTAAGGAAAAAGTGCCGGAAGGGAAGACCACCTGCGGACTTTGTTCCCGTCTACGTCGCGGAATTCTTTATAATTTTGCGGAAGAACACGGTGTGACAAAGATTGCGCTGGGTCACCACCGGGATGATCTGCTGGAAACCCTGTTCCTGAATATGTTCTACGGCGGCAAGCTCAAGTCCATGCCACCGGTGCTGCACAGTGATGACGGCCGCAATACAGTTATCCGGCCACTGGCCTACAGCCGTGAGAAAGACATAGCCCGGTACGCCAGACTGCGGGAGTTCCCGATCATCCCGTGTAACCTCTGTGGCTCTCAGGAGAACCTGCAACGACAGGTGATCAAGGATATGTTCCAGACCTGGGACAAGCAGCACCCGGGACGGCTGGAGACCATGTTCCGCGCCATGTGCAATGTGGAGCCATCCCACCTTGCCGATACCGCTCTTTACGATTTTCGTGAGGGTTCCCGGCGCCCGGACGGTGGTCAGGCGGTCGGGACCGTTGAGCCGGAAGCCCCGGATTTCGGGCGCCTGGACGTGCTCAATATCTGA
- a CDS encoding sulfite exporter TauE/SafE family protein, with protein sequence MGEELYLSYSSAFLIGLLGSTHCLSMCGGISASLSMALPVGKGFRLRQTFLLLAFNGGRIGSYTLIAALIALLSTSAAGYWTQLGPVLRTLAGILLILMGLSMGQWWQGIRYVERVGAPIWKRLSPLTRHVLPVHHVRQALALGALWGWLPCGLVYSTLGWAALQPTVGSAAATMMFFGLGTLPSMLATGYAATWIRKLREQRHFRQFAGLLLIGFGVWTLPITAMMH encoded by the coding sequence ATGGGTGAAGAACTTTACCTGAGTTATTCCAGTGCCTTCCTGATCGGACTGCTGGGCAGCACGCATTGCCTGAGTATGTGTGGCGGAATCAGCGCGTCTCTCTCCATGGCCCTGCCCGTCGGCAAGGGGTTCCGCCTTCGCCAGACCTTCCTGCTGTTGGCCTTCAACGGTGGCCGTATTGGCAGCTATACACTGATTGCGGCGTTGATTGCCCTGCTCAGCACCAGTGCGGCTGGCTACTGGACGCAATTGGGGCCGGTTCTGCGAACTCTCGCGGGCATACTGCTTATTCTGATGGGGCTTTCCATGGGGCAGTGGTGGCAGGGTATCCGCTATGTGGAACGCGTCGGCGCGCCGATCTGGAAACGCCTCTCTCCACTTACCAGACATGTGCTGCCGGTACACCACGTTCGGCAGGCATTGGCGCTGGGAGCGCTCTGGGGCTGGTTACCGTGCGGTCTGGTTTACAGTACGCTGGGGTGGGCAGCCTTGCAGCCAACCGTGGGCAGTGCCGCTGCCACCATGATGTTTTTTGGCCTGGGCACCCTGCCCTCCATGCTGGCAACCGGGTACGCGGCCACCTGGATTCGCAAACTTCGGGAACAGAGGCATTTCCGGCAGTTTGCCGGGTTGCTGCTGATTGGCTTCGGGGTCTGGACGCTGCCGATCACCGCGATGATGCATTAG
- the ccoS gene encoding cbb3-type cytochrome oxidase assembly protein CcoS, protein MILVPVMLVLVALGIVLFSWAVKNGQYDDLDGPAHRILYDDDNDKIPDDAKQPGKQSGEDQTS, encoded by the coding sequence ATGATCCTGGTTCCGGTCATGCTGGTCCTCGTAGCCCTTGGCATTGTCCTGTTTTCCTGGGCCGTGAAGAACGGTCAGTATGATGATCTGGACGGGCCGGCGCATCGCATCCTCTATGATGACGACAACGACAAGATTCCGGACGACGCAAAGCAGCCCGGGAAGCAATCCGGAGAAGACCAGACCTCCTGA
- a CDS encoding heavy metal translocating P-type ATPase: MNPLNCYHCGEPAPGQPAITLELDGELRHFCCQGCKAVCETIRAEGLDGFYQFRTEPAVTPKELTDAELNRIRELDHPLVQKSFVSPVKSGQEATLLISDITCAACIWLLENHMAKQPGVMSFSVNHSTQRARLVWNPEQARLSDLLVAIHELGYRARPYQADEAERALKAEHRSALIRLAVAGIGSFQTMMLAFPLYFELVSELSPEFVSFFRWFSLLVATPVVLYSARPFFTNAVRDLRSRHLTMDVPVATAIGLAYVASIWVTVFGGEEVYFESVCMFTFFLQLGRYIEMQARYRAGLTGNALAGFQPMVASRVRGNDSEIVSSHDLATGDLIRVRPGETLPADGVIVSGHSTLNEAALTGEYLPETRNPGDEVHAGSVNGENPLEVEVRRAGAQTRLSGILRILDRVQAEKPPVALMADRIAGVFVSRVLVLAPVIWIGWWLAGADNAFDITLSVLVVTCPCALSLATPTAITSATMRLRKLGLLPTRGHTLESLNTIDTVIFDKTGTLTRGELSLVDTRAFGPLSQEQCLETAASLEKHSEHPIARVFHNFHGNSARNVQNHLGGGLCGELAGQCFYIGHRDFVEASIGQPPPASDDQQGMEIWLANDSQWLARFTLDDEPRPEAREAVQMLQQAGLRTILLSGDRSGHVAQIAKRLGIDEAIGQASPEDKLQVLEALRDQGRHIMMVGDGLNDLPSMAGAGVSVAMGSAADLTQLKADAVLLNGQLTQLPEALKTARRTRRIIRQNMAWALGYNLCALPLAAAGLVPPWLAAIGMSLSSLVVVLNAMRLGRAPERAESPTPAVGAEATS, from the coding sequence GTGAACCCCTTGAACTGCTATCACTGCGGGGAGCCGGCGCCCGGCCAACCCGCCATTACACTCGAGCTTGACGGCGAGCTACGTCACTTTTGCTGCCAGGGCTGCAAAGCCGTTTGCGAGACGATCCGGGCAGAGGGTCTCGATGGTTTCTATCAATTCCGTACCGAGCCGGCTGTCACCCCGAAAGAGCTGACAGATGCTGAGCTCAACCGGATACGGGAACTGGACCATCCACTGGTACAGAAATCCTTCGTCTCACCGGTCAAGTCGGGCCAGGAAGCCACCTTGCTGATCAGCGACATCACTTGCGCTGCGTGCATATGGTTGCTTGAGAACCATATGGCAAAGCAGCCGGGGGTGATGTCTTTCTCCGTCAATCACAGCACCCAGCGGGCCCGCCTGGTATGGAACCCGGAACAGGCCAGGCTCAGCGACCTCCTGGTTGCCATCCACGAACTGGGTTACCGTGCCCGCCCCTACCAGGCCGATGAGGCCGAACGAGCGCTGAAAGCCGAACACCGGTCCGCCTTGATTCGCCTGGCGGTTGCCGGCATCGGGTCCTTCCAGACCATGATGCTGGCCTTCCCACTGTACTTCGAACTGGTCAGTGAGCTGTCTCCGGAATTTGTCAGTTTCTTCCGCTGGTTCAGTCTTCTGGTGGCCACCCCCGTGGTGCTTTACAGTGCCCGCCCCTTCTTTACCAACGCGGTAAGAGATCTTCGCAGCCGCCACCTGACCATGGATGTGCCGGTGGCGACCGCCATCGGCCTGGCCTATGTTGCCAGCATCTGGGTTACCGTGTTCGGTGGCGAGGAGGTCTATTTCGAATCCGTGTGCATGTTCACCTTTTTCCTCCAGCTTGGCCGGTATATCGAGATGCAGGCACGTTACCGGGCAGGATTGACCGGCAACGCACTCGCGGGGTTCCAGCCCATGGTGGCCAGCCGTGTCAGGGGGAATGACAGCGAGATTGTCTCAAGCCATGACCTGGCTACGGGTGACCTTATCAGGGTCCGTCCCGGGGAAACCCTGCCGGCCGATGGCGTGATTGTCAGTGGCCATTCCACCCTGAACGAAGCCGCCCTGACCGGGGAATACCTGCCGGAAACCCGGAACCCCGGCGATGAGGTACATGCGGGCAGTGTGAATGGCGAAAATCCGCTGGAGGTGGAAGTCCGCCGTGCCGGTGCCCAGACCCGGCTGTCTGGCATCCTTCGCATTCTTGACCGGGTTCAGGCGGAAAAACCGCCAGTGGCCTTGATGGCTGACCGCATCGCCGGTGTGTTCGTCAGTCGCGTACTGGTTCTGGCACCGGTGATCTGGATTGGCTGGTGGCTTGCCGGTGCGGACAATGCCTTTGATATCACCCTTTCAGTGCTGGTGGTCACCTGCCCCTGCGCCCTTTCCCTGGCAACACCGACGGCCATTACTTCGGCAACCATGCGCCTGCGCAAACTTGGCCTGCTACCCACCCGCGGTCATACCCTCGAATCACTGAACACCATCGATACGGTGATTTTCGACAAAACCGGCACGCTCACTCGCGGCGAGCTCAGTCTTGTAGACACCCGCGCGTTCGGCCCCCTCAGCCAGGAACAATGTCTTGAAACGGCTGCGAGCCTTGAGAAACACTCGGAACACCCGATAGCCAGGGTTTTCCACAATTTCCATGGCAACTCCGCCAGGAACGTGCAAAACCATCTCGGGGGAGGCCTCTGTGGCGAACTGGCGGGACAATGCTTTTACATCGGCCACCGGGATTTCGTTGAGGCCAGTATCGGTCAGCCACCACCAGCAAGCGACGATCAACAGGGCATGGAAATCTGGCTGGCAAACGACAGCCAATGGTTGGCCCGTTTCACCCTGGATGACGAACCCCGGCCAGAGGCGAGAGAAGCGGTGCAGATGCTGCAACAGGCCGGCCTGCGAACGATTCTGCTCAGCGGAGATCGTTCTGGCCACGTAGCTCAGATTGCAAAAAGGTTAGGCATCGATGAAGCCATTGGCCAGGCGTCCCCCGAGGACAAACTTCAGGTGCTGGAAGCGCTACGGGATCAGGGCCGGCACATCATGATGGTGGGCGACGGCCTCAACGATCTGCCTTCAATGGCCGGCGCAGGCGTTTCAGTGGCCATGGGCAGCGCCGCTGACCTGACGCAGCTCAAAGCGGACGCCGTTCTGCTCAACGGCCAACTGACCCAGCTGCCCGAAGCGCTTAAAACAGCCCGGCGTACCCGCCGTATCATTCGCCAGAACATGGCCTGGGCACTTGGCTACAACCTGTGTGCCCTCCCCCTGGCGGCGGCCGGACTGGTACCCCCCTGGCTGGCTGCAATCGGCATGTCCCTCAGTTCGCTGGTCGTGGTACTCAATGCCATGAGGCTGGGCAGAGCACCCGAAAGGGCTGAGTCACCCACACCGGCAGTTGGCGCCGAGGCGACGTCCTGA